The sequence ACGTCGGGCAGTGAAGTCGCTTGCTGAGCCAAGCCCCAACTCGGAGCCATTGCCCAAACAACCAAGGCCAGCCCCAGCAGTGCGAGCGTTTTAGATCGCATGTTTCGCATGGTTAAGCCTCAAGGAATCCGCGTGCTGGTTTATGCCCCATCTGCGATAACACTTCCTGAAAGGACGAGCTCATGCTGCCAGGCGAGTCTTGGCGAACAATGGCCAGTAGGCGTTCGACTTCCGTTGGTTCAGTGATCTCAGTCAAGGTTTCAACACTATGAGGTGTGACGCACAGCAACAGAAGTTTCTGCCCCACGCGAACAAGTTCTAACTGCTGCTTGCCACTAAGTTGGCTTTTACCAAGCACCTGAATAATCTCTTTGGAAAGCCGGCCACTGCCAGGCTTCATGTTCTTCTTGCCGACCCAAGCAAAAACCAGAAACAAGCCGATCACCACAAACAAGCTGGCCGCGATACTGGCCGTTTTATTACTTTGAAAGTTAAACGTAGGAATCGCAGAGGCTTCGTCCGTGTCATGGCTGAGCTTGCGAGGCAAAGGCAATGCCTCGCCTGAATCGGCAGGCGGTGCAACCGCAGGAAGCTGCGGGTTAGCCGCCGGTTGTTGGGCTACTTCTTCTACATGCAACGCTTGAGCCAACGGGGGGAACCGAGGCGGTTCGGCCTGCGGGGCGCGGATCTGCATCGGCTGGTTCGGAGGTGCTTGACTGCCGGAAAGCCCATTGCCGTAGCCTTGGCTTGCGTGGGCAATCACCAGCCCCCATCCAACGAGGCATCCAATGACGATGGCGTTCCGCATGAAAAACATCCTGATTTTCACTCAAGTCGCGAAATCGATTCTGCCGAAAAAGACAATGGGGAATTAGCTTCCTGCCACTTCCCTGGCCCCACACAAAACTGACGGGGTGGCATCTTAGAAACAAGCGTCGTACGGCTCAAGACGAATCGGAGCAAAGATCTCCGAAACTGCTAGCAAGCAGTGTGAAAGTTGATTTCCAGCTTGCGCGTGCCAAGGCCCACTTCTTGGTGACCAGGCAAAACGGAAAAGCCATGCCCATGAAGACGACGGCATGACATCGACATGGATGCATCCTCGTTCCCCGAGGCGTTAGATCACAGAATCGCCCACGATCAACTCGGTGATTCGCACGCAGAAGTTGTCGTTGAGGATCAAGACTTCCCCTTTGGCAATCAAGCGACCGTTTACGAAGATATCGACCGGATCGCCAGCCAGCTTGTCCAGCGGAACGACCGAGCCCTTCTTCATCTGCAGCACCTCTTCGAGGTACATTTCGGCCTGGCCGAGTTCGATTTTGACATCCAGTTCAACATCACGAACCAGATCGATTGTTGTCTTATCAGTGCTCGCGGGGGAACCACCAAAATCGCGGAGCGTGAAAGGCGAAATCCCCGCCGGCATGTTTTGGCTGGGCGAATCGAGTGAAGCCAAAGCAGCTTCGGCTTGATTCAGGAGATATTCCATATCGTCGTGCGCCTCACCACCGGCTGCTGGCGCTGCGCTTGGCTGGGTTGCCGTCGCGGCAGGTGCGGCCTGGGGCTTTGGCTTGGGCTTAGGTGCTTCAGAGGCTCCGGGGGTCGAAAACAAGGCTTCTATCTCGCTCTGGTCGAGTGCCTCGAGATCTTGGGATGCTTTCTCCGGAGCCGCCTCGCTAGCACCCATGCCGCCGGATTGGGCCTGGCGAAGCAGTTCCTCGATCTCGTCCTGTCCCATTTGATCGTCGTTGGTCATCGGATTCCATTCCAGATGAGAGGTCGTCGTCGCTTACTGTTCGACGAAGGAAAATTCGCTGAACACGATGGAGTGAACCATCGGTCTGCCTATGATTTGGTTGGTTTTCTCTAAAATTTTCCGCTTGAGCAACCCCAAACTGGGATCGGTCAGCTCTCCTTCGTCGCTGCTGCGAACGGTAACAATCACTTGTTCACGGAAACGATTCTTATTCTTTTCCATCAAAGACTTGAAATCCGCTTCATCGCTGAGCCGGATGGTGGCATACAGATGGAAATCGATCCGCATCGTCGATTCGCTCAAAGGACGATAGGCAGTAATCCCAAACGGATCGCCCAGATCGACCTCGATCGTTTCCTCGTTAGCCGCCAAAGGAGCGACCTCGTTGGCCGTTTCAACACCAGCCGTCTCGCCAGCTTGCCCCTCGGATTCCGCAGCGCGAATAACATCTTGCTGGCTGGGAATGACCAAATAAGCTACGGCACATTCCAAAATTACAAGTACTAAAATCCCGCCAAGGATTTGGATCTTGGCCTTCATAGAGGGTCCCTTGGTGGCTTCTTGATTGCTGTTGGGGGCTGCATCAGCCATGAGTATTGCTTTAATGAAGTTGGGCGTGGTTGTCTACTTCAAAAAGCGTAGCATGCAAAAGCGCGCCTATTCGAAGCTACTTCGACGGGACTTCTACGGGGGGAGCCTCGCGATTGGCTTGCTCGGTCTTTGTACCGACCAAGTCGTCGATCACTTCATCCAGCAAAAACACTTCAACCCGCGAATTCTGTTTAAGCAGAAGCGGATCGGTCCCGATATGAAATGGCTCGTTCTTGCCAGAAACCGAGATCCGAATTCTCCGTTCGTCGATGCCCAGCGAAAGCAGATACTCTTTTACGGCCATACAGCGATCGTAGGCCAGTTCCCAGTGCGATTTGAAGGGGCTATCGGGGGGTAACGGGCGGAGCGACGTATGCCCACGAATCTCGATCTTCTGGGGCTTTCCGCCGAATTCGAGACTCTGAGCTTGTAACGCTTGGATCGCGGTTTCATCCAGCTTATCGCTGTCTTCCTTGAAGTAGACAACCGTCCCCACCGCTGTTTTTGAACCAGGTCGAATAATCCGTACCTGCGGACTATCTCCGACCGGAGCTTTCACTTTATCGCCGCCAGCATGGGTCGAAAAACGTTTAGCGCGTCCCATGGTGGCTAGTTTGGCCAAGTTAGAATTGCGTGGTTTGGCGTTGCCTGCAATCACGCTTTCCATTGAAGAATCGTGGCCGAATTGGCGTCGAAACGATTCGACGAGAGCTTGGTACTGCTCATCTTTTTTGATTTCGCTCATCGACACCAGCATGATGAAGAATGTGAGCAGAAGCGACATCATATCGCCAAAGGTCACAACCCATTCTGGGATGCCAGGATCTCCATCATCATCGTCCATTGCT comes from Bremerella cremea and encodes:
- a CDS encoding FliO/MopB family protein, producing MRNAIVIGCLVGWGLVIAHASQGYGNGLSGSQAPPNQPMQIRAPQAEPPRFPPLAQALHVEEVAQQPAANPQLPAVAPPADSGEALPLPRKLSHDTDEASAIPTFNFQSNKTASIAASLFVVIGLFLVFAWVGKKNMKPGSGRLSKEIIQVLGKSQLSGKQQLELVRVGQKLLLLCVTPHSVETLTEITEPTEVERLLAIVRQDSPGSMSSSFQEVLSQMGHKPARGFLEA
- the fliN gene encoding flagellar motor switch protein FliN; its protein translation is MTNDDQMGQDEIEELLRQAQSGGMGASEAAPEKASQDLEALDQSEIEALFSTPGASEAPKPKPKPQAAPAATATQPSAAPAAGGEAHDDMEYLLNQAEAALASLDSPSQNMPAGISPFTLRDFGGSPASTDKTTIDLVRDVELDVKIELGQAEMYLEEVLQMKKGSVVPLDKLAGDPVDIFVNGRLIAKGEVLILNDNFCVRITELIVGDSVI
- a CDS encoding OmpA/MotB family protein; the encoded protein is MDDDDGDPGIPEWVVTFGDMMSLLLTFFIMLVSMSEIKKDEQYQALVESFRRQFGHDSSMESVIAGNAKPRNSNLAKLATMGRAKRFSTHAGGDKVKAPVGDSPQVRIIRPGSKTAVGTVVYFKEDSDKLDETAIQALQAQSLEFGGKPQKIEIRGHTSLRPLPPDSPFKSHWELAYDRCMAVKEYLLSLGIDERRIRISVSGKNEPFHIGTDPLLLKQNSRVEVFLLDEVIDDLVGTKTEQANREAPPVEVPSK